A segment of the Echinicola strongylocentroti genome:
AAGAATCCCCATCATCGCCCAAGATTTTAAGGAACGCTTTGAAGTACTTCCAAACATCACGGGAAATTACCATAAGATGGGTGCATTGGGTGCAGATTATTTTTTAAAGAAGGGGTTCAAGCACTTTGCTTTTTATGGTTTTAATAATATAGTTTGGTCCCGCGAAAGAGCTGAAGGATTCGAGAATCAGGTAAACAAACATGGTTATAAGGTACATTATTTTGAGCACCGTAAATCACCGAGTACGGACATTTGGCATTATAAAAGTAAATCATTAAGCAACTGGTTATTAAAATTGCCCAAACCTATTGCTCTGATGACATGTGATGACAACCAAGCCCTGCATATCACTGAGGCCTGTAGGCAAAACAACATCAGGATTCCGGAAGAGGTAGCGGTATTGGGAGTAGATAACGACGTAATGCTTTGCGAGCTCTCTGACCCTCCGCTGTCGAGCATAGCCATGGACATCGAAAAAGGAGGCTATGAAGCGGCCAAATTACTGGAGCACATGATCATACATGACCATGAGCCATCCTATGACATTATCGTAGAAGCTACCCAAATCATCACCAGACAGTCCACCGATATCTATGCCACTAATGATGAATACATCGCTTCCAGTCTTCGGTACATTCATCAGCATATAGAAAACAACCTCAATGTGGAAGACGTGGTCAAGCAGGTTCCCCTTTCCAGAAGGTCTTTGGAAAAACGCTTTTTGCAGATTACAGGCTATCCGATTTATAAATACATCTCCAACCTCCGGACAGAAAAATTCTCCCAAAAATTATTGGAAACGGACATGACCGTACTGGAAATCGCCATGGATCTTGGGCTAAATGACAGTAAGAACATCGCTAGGCAGTTTCGCCAGATAAAGGGCTGTAATCCGATCGAATACCGAAAAAAGTACCTCGCTGGGAAATAACCAACTGCCATTCCACTTCCTGAAATATACCTGCTTGCTCACAGTTTTATAAAAATCCGTCTTTGATAAAGGAGATAAGCTGGGACAAAATTAACCGCTACAAACATCGTGGCAAAAACCATACTGGCCAACTCCGGCATCATGCCAGCATCCGTCGCCACCTCCATAAAATGTGCACTCAAGCTGGCATCATCAAAAAGCCATACATAAAACAAAAGAGACAATACATCTGCCAATACATATACCGTGATCGCATTGGAGCCGAATATAATCCAAGGTTTGGTACCCCAGCGATTTCCTTTGACATCTACCCAATAATAAAATGCCCCTAAAAAACCGAAGGCCACACCCGCTGTCACCAAGACATACGAACTGGTCCACAAGTTTTTGTTTAACGGAAAAAACAAGGACCAAAACAAGCCCAAAAGCGTCAGCGCAAAACCCATAACCATCAAGTGAGCGGCCTTTTCTATCTTGTCCTTGTCAGACAGCAATAGCTTGCCTGCAAGCATCCCTAGTATTCCTGTGGCCACAGCTGGCAAAGTACTGTAGATACCCTCTGGGTCCCAATTGCCGTTCCACATTTTCCCGGGGAGAAGCCGTAGGTCGATCCATGCTGCTACATTATCACCAGGCTCCAACATGACCTCTCCGGTAACGGGATCAGGAATGAGCACCATGGTCAGCCAATAACCTATCAAAATAAAAGTCATCACGAAAACTTGGCTCCTCCATCCGCTTTGGAGAAATAAAAAAGAGCACACTACAAATACAATAGATATACGCTGAAGGACCCCGGCCACCCTAATATCGGCAAAATCAAATTGAGGGATCATTCCCAATACAACACCCAAAACGAAAATCTTAACTCCCCTGATGAGTGTTTTTTTGTAAAGGTCACGTTTAGGTAGGCCATTACTAAGGCTTTTTGAATATGCCAATGCTATCGACACCCCCACTATAAAAAGGAAAAACGGAAAAATAAAATCCGTCGGTGTGATACCGTTCCAGTGGGCATGCAAAAGAGGTGGAAAAACACTGTCCCAACTGCCCGGGAAATTCACTAAAATCATCGCTGCTATAGTAGCCCCTCTCAAGGCATCAAGAGAAATCAACCGTGTACCCTTTTCTTTCATCATTTACCTATTTACTTATTCTAAAACATAGATTAGTACTGTAAACTGTTCATATAGGCTACTATAACCACGCCCTAACGATGAAATAAACATAACATTGCCCTCAAAAATTAACACAAACTTAACCACCTATAAATCAGCAATTAAAACACCAAATAGTTTCGTAAAATGAGGGTTTTAATACGTATTTTGCGAACAAATTCTTAAACGAATAAGGGATATTTAGTCTGTGGAAGTAAAATTATTTGACCATGGACCAACCTAACAAACAGATTTTAGAACTATTTATAAAAGGAGATCCCAAAGCCACCGATGAGATTTATAGGTATTACAGGATTCCAATTATCCGTTTTGCAGTTTCGATCCTAAAGGATGAGATAGAAGCGGAGAACATTTTCCACGAGGTTTTTCTCAAAATGATCTCAAGAAGAGATAAGATAAACCCCAGCATGAACTTCAGCTCATATATAATCACTGCAGTAAAAAATGAGGTGTTTGATTATTTTAACCGAGTCAAAAAAGACCAACAGCTAAAAGAGCAATTCTGGAACAATATCCAAAAACACAGCGTGGATGATCAAGTGGAAAAAGAGGCACATTTGGAACAATTGGAAAAGCTCGTTGGCCAACTTTCACCAAAAAGAAAGCGAGTGTTGGAAATGAATATTTTCGAAAAGAAATCCTATCAGGAAATCGCCAATGAACTGGCCATCTCTATCAATACGGTTAAAAATCAATTGATCAAGGCCAAAGCATTGATCCGTCAAGAAATGGATAATTCACTGTCCAAATGAACTCGCATTCAATTCGATAATTCCCTAGGGAAATAAACCAATTACCTTCTTCTCACTCAGTTATTCAAGTATAAAAAAAGTACTACCAACATCAGCTGGTAGTACTCTGAAAAACCTTAATCCTGCGGATACCTCAAGTCAAATCGGTCAAGCTTCATCACCTTGTCCCAAGCATCCACGAAATCCCTTACGAATTTTTCTTTGGAATCATCACTGGCATAGACTTCAGCAAGTGCTCTCAGCTCCGAATTGGACCCAAATATCAGGTCTGCTCGGGTGGCCGTATAGTCTACTTGTCCCGTTTGACGGTCCTTACCTTCAAACACCTCTTTGGTGTCGTCCACTGGTGACCACTCTGTACCCATATCCAATAATTTTACGAAGAAATCATTCGTTAGCTTCTCTGGATCATCGGTAAAGATACCGTGATGGCCGCCGTCATAGTTGGCGTTTAACGAGCGCATGCCACCTACCAACACGGTCATTTCAGGTGCTGTCAAGGTCAACAGCTGCGCTTTATCCACCAACAGTTCCTCTGTAGAAAGCGTGTAGCATTTTTTCAGGTAATTCCTAAAGCCATCAGCCATTGGTTCCATTACGGCAAACGATTCGACGTCTGTTTGTTCTTGGAGTGCGTCCATACGTCCAGGTACAAAAGGAATGGTCACATCATAACCTGCATTGGCAGCAGCTTTTTCTACAGCTGCGTCTCCCGCCAAAACAATCAAATCTGCCAAGGATACTTTTTTAGCACCATGCGAATCATTGAATTTGGCTTGGATTTTTTCATAGGTGCCCAGTACCTTGGCCAATTGCTCAGGGTTGTTGACTTCCCAGTCCTTTTGAGGTGCCAGACGGATTCTTGCGCCATTTGCTCCTCCCCTTCGATCAGATCCCCGATAAGTAGATGCAGAGGCCCATGCTGTGCTCACCATTTCACGGATGCTCAAGCCAGCATTCAACAAGGTACCTTTTAGTTCATCTATCTCTTTGGAGCCAATTAACGGATGGTTCACTGCAGGAATAGGATCTTGCCAAATCAGATCTTCCTCAGGAGCTTCAGGGCCCAAATAGGTGGTTTTTGGTCCCATATCCCTATGGGTAAGTTTAAACCACGCATGGGCAAAAGCTTCATTAAAGGCTTCAGGGTTTTCATAAAATCTTCTGGAGATCTTCTCAAAGCTAGGATCAAATCTCAGGGAAAGATCCGTAGTAAACATCGTAGGAGCGTGACGTTTGCTTTTGTCAAAGGCATCAGGAACCGTCATGTCGGAGTCCTTGGCCACCCACTGGTGTGCACCCGCAGGACTTTCTGTCAACTCCCACTCGTTTTCGAAAAGACTTACGAAGAACAAATGGCTCCATTGGGTTGGAGTAGGTGTCCATGTAACCTCTAAGCCCGAAGTAATGGCATCCGCGCCCTTACCGGATTTATAATCACTCTTCCAGCCGAACCCTTGTTCTTCGATCCCAGCAGCTTCTGGATCTTTGCCTACATGGGAAGCCGGACCTGCGCCGTGGGCTTTTCCCAAGGTATGACCACCTGCTATAAGTGCGACGGTTTCTTCTTCATTCATGCCCATTCTACCAAATGTCGCACGGATATCATCGGCGGCCAATAAAGGGTCAGGATTCCCGTTAGGTCCTTCTGGGTTCACATATATCAAGCCCATCTGGACCGCAGCAAGGGGATCCTCTAGCTCCCTGTCACCGGAATACCTTTCTTCATCGCCTAGCCATTCTTTTTCGGCACCCCAGTACACATCGGTTTCAGGCTCCCAAGTATCTACCCTACCTCCGGCAAAACCGAAGGTCTTGAATCCCATGTCTTCCAAGGCCACATTTCCTGTCAAAACCATAAGGTCTGCCCAAGAGATTTTGCTTCCATATTTCTGCTTGATGGGCCATAGTAGCCGTCGGGCTTTATCCAAATTGGCATTGTCCGGCCAACTGTTCAAAGGCGCAAAACGCTGCTGTCCCGCCCTGGAACCACCCCGACCGTCGCCAGTCCGGTAAGTCCCAGCACTGTGCCAAGCCATACGGATAAACAATCCTCCATAATGCCCAAAGTCTGCTGGCCACCAGTCCTGTGAGTCAGTGAGTACTTGACGGATATCGCTCTTAAGGGAATCATACTGCAGGCTGTTAAAAGCTGCTATGTAATCATAGTTTTCTTCCATTGGATCGGACAGGGAAGAATGCTGTCTAAGAATGCTGAGATCCAACCTATTTGGCCACCAATCTCTGTTTTCCGTAGCCTTAACTTTCTTGGTAGCGCCGGAATTTCCATCGGCTTCTACCTTATTGTCTTGCGAACTTTGCTGACATGACAATGTCAGCAATCCCAGAACAATTGCGCTTAAAAATGGTAATACCTTTTTCATTGATATCATTGTTTTATTATTGAGTTTGTCCTACAATATTACGACGGAAAAAGCAGGTCATAATCATAAATACGATTGATTGTTTTTATAATACAATAGACAAAATCTATTAATATGAAACTTATTCGTAATTAAAAGGAATGGATCATACTGATTACAAAGGTATTATACTTTCCCTGATGGCGCTGAAAATCATCCCACATGCCAATGATTCCGCAGCATCGCTGTCGGTACAACGGGGTCTGGCAATCTACTATAAAGGACACTTCCCCGGCTTTCTCCCCTAACCCCTGTCCAAGTTAGTGCAAAGATTCCTCCTATGTGCCTAATGTGGATGTCCAATAAGTTAACTACTTTACGTTACATTCCCATCGTCTTGGCATCTGAGTCAAAGCCGGAATATGCAAAAGCTATAGATTTTTACGAACTACCAGTTCGTAGAAAAAATCCCGATAGGATTCTCCAATAGTAATAAAGATATCTTTTTTATTGAGTTTTACCTTATTGCGACTGATGTTCTCAATTTGGTCAATAGAAACAATATAGGACTTATGAATGCGGATAAAGCCCTTCGAGAACAAGC
Coding sequences within it:
- a CDS encoding RNA polymerase sigma factor — translated: MDQPNKQILELFIKGDPKATDEIYRYYRIPIIRFAVSILKDEIEAENIFHEVFLKMISRRDKINPSMNFSSYIITAVKNEVFDYFNRVKKDQQLKEQFWNNIQKHSVDDQVEKEAHLEQLEKLVGQLSPKRKRVLEMNIFEKKSYQEIANELAISINTVKNQLIKAKALIRQEMDNSLSK
- a CDS encoding DNA-binding transcriptional regulator; protein product: MYKVILLLDFAEEYSKSLLKGISKYSAENGPWTFCRMPLYYRETVGIKGILDWAKDWGADGIIGQFYNNMDLEMVIDSRIPIIAQDFKERFEVLPNITGNYHKMGALGADYFLKKGFKHFAFYGFNNIVWSRERAEGFENQVNKHGYKVHYFEHRKSPSTDIWHYKSKSLSNWLLKLPKPIALMTCDDNQALHITEACRQNNIRIPEEVAVLGVDNDVMLCELSDPPLSSIAMDIEKGGYEAAKLLEHMIIHDHEPSYDIIVEATQIITRQSTDIYATNDEYIASSLRYIHQHIENNLNVEDVVKQVPLSRRSLEKRFLQITGYPIYKYISNLRTEKFSQKLLETDMTVLEIAMDLGLNDSKNIARQFRQIKGCNPIEYRKKYLAGK
- the katG gene encoding catalase/peroxidase HPI, coding for MKKVLPFLSAIVLGLLTLSCQQSSQDNKVEADGNSGATKKVKATENRDWWPNRLDLSILRQHSSLSDPMEENYDYIAAFNSLQYDSLKSDIRQVLTDSQDWWPADFGHYGGLFIRMAWHSAGTYRTGDGRGGSRAGQQRFAPLNSWPDNANLDKARRLLWPIKQKYGSKISWADLMVLTGNVALEDMGFKTFGFAGGRVDTWEPETDVYWGAEKEWLGDEERYSGDRELEDPLAAVQMGLIYVNPEGPNGNPDPLLAADDIRATFGRMGMNEEETVALIAGGHTLGKAHGAGPASHVGKDPEAAGIEEQGFGWKSDYKSGKGADAITSGLEVTWTPTPTQWSHLFFVSLFENEWELTESPAGAHQWVAKDSDMTVPDAFDKSKRHAPTMFTTDLSLRFDPSFEKISRRFYENPEAFNEAFAHAWFKLTHRDMGPKTTYLGPEAPEEDLIWQDPIPAVNHPLIGSKEIDELKGTLLNAGLSIREMVSTAWASASTYRGSDRRGGANGARIRLAPQKDWEVNNPEQLAKVLGTYEKIQAKFNDSHGAKKVSLADLIVLAGDAAVEKAAANAGYDVTIPFVPGRMDALQEQTDVESFAVMEPMADGFRNYLKKCYTLSTEELLVDKAQLLTLTAPEMTVLVGGMRSLNANYDGGHHGIFTDDPEKLTNDFFVKLLDMGTEWSPVDDTKEVFEGKDRQTGQVDYTATRADLIFGSNSELRALAEVYASDDSKEKFVRDFVDAWDKVMKLDRFDLRYPQD
- a CDS encoding acyltransferase family protein, which gives rise to MMKEKGTRLISLDALRGATIAAMILVNFPGSWDSVFPPLLHAHWNGITPTDFIFPFFLFIVGVSIALAYSKSLSNGLPKRDLYKKTLIRGVKIFVLGVVLGMIPQFDFADIRVAGVLQRISIVFVVCSFLFLQSGWRSQVFVMTFILIGYWLTMVLIPDPVTGEVMLEPGDNVAAWIDLRLLPGKMWNGNWDPEGIYSTLPAVATGILGMLAGKLLLSDKDKIEKAAHLMVMGFALTLLGLFWSLFFPLNKNLWTSSYVLVTAGVAFGFLGAFYYWVDVKGNRWGTKPWIIFGSNAITVYVLADVLSLLFYVWLFDDASLSAHFMEVATDAGMMPELASMVFATMFVAVNFVPAYLLYQRRIFIKL